Genomic window (Deferribacter desulfuricans SSM1):
TTATTAGACGGAATAGTTTTTATTAATTTAAAATAGTTTTCTAACGCACTACCTATAAATGAAATATAATTATTAATAAATACAAAATGATGGTGAATAAAAAGAATTAAATTAAATAAGTAATTAAATACAATATAAAGAAAAAAAGTTATGATAAAAAAATGACAAGCTGCTAAAATATCTTTTTTAATTGTAATTTCTTTACTAGCATTTTCATCAATAAGGTTATCCAAAGATACTATGTCTTCCAATTCAGAATCTAGTCTTTTAGAATATTCTCTCATTAAGTCTAATAAATTAGTAACTAAAATAAATAACTTGCTATTAGAGTTTTTTAAACCAAGAGCAGTTAACCAATCAATTAAATCTCTTAAATATATTATTAAATTATCTACTGGGATTTCGTCTCGTAATGTAAAAACCAAATCATCAAAAACCCTATCAAAATTTACTTCTTGTTCTTGCTTTTCTTTTAAATGATAAACAACATGTTTGTATATATGATTTACTATTAAATGATTAATAGTATAAAATGTATCATGAAACGTAAATAAAGATATATAAACACGCAAATAATCTTTAGCCTCTTTTGAGAAAACTGTGTCTATGTAGACAGGGAAATACATATTTACGCAGCTATCTATAAATTTAAACTTACTTTTTTCATTTTTGCTTATATTCAATTGCTCAGAATCTATAGATCTTAAAGCACTATCTAAATTAATGTAATTTTCATTTTGATTACTAATTATAGTATTATACAAAGACAAAAATTTTTGTATTAGAGAATCATCTGTTATGTATTCAGGAACATCATCTAATATTTTAGCAAAAGCTTTTTTATATTCTCTGCATACAATATCAGCCAGATTAATTGAATTATTACAGTTTAATTTTGAATCTGTATTTCTCAAATTTATGCTCCTTTTATTTTTTTATTTTAATGATATTAATGTTTACCATCTTTTTTAGAAAAATCATTTACAGTGTTTACTAACGTATTTACATAACTATCTAGTGCTTTATCTACTGAACCTTGTGGTATACTTTTATTTAAGGTCTCAATATCTTTTTCTATGTTTTTTTGTAAAATAATTTTATTTCGTTTAATATCCTCTTTGTGAGATTTAAAAAAGTTGATTACCGCCTTAGAAACAAATACTACTGCATTTCTAACAAATGTATAAGCTGTATTTAAATACTGTTCTTGTTTAGAAATGGGTAAGCTAAAAAAAAGAAATAATATTAAAATAACCATTAATAATCTTTTTACAAACATATTATTACTCCTGTTTGTATACTATATTTAATTAATAATATTAACTTATTATGTAATATAACAAAAAATAAATATTTTTTTAATTTTTATTTTAAAGCTAATTCGTTTCTATAATAAGAAATTATTTTTTTATATAAGAATTGCATATTTTCTACTACATTATAAGCATATTGAATACCTAATTTTGAATTATGATGATAACGCTTTATCATTTCAAAATTTCCTATTTTACGATTAGATTTTTTAATTTGATTTAGTATTTGTCCTGTAAAATCAAATGCATATTCAGGTATAAAAACCAATAAAGGATTAATCTTTGAAGGTTTAATCCAATATTTATAATTAATTTGTGTTATCCCTAAGTCAATATTATTAGTATAATTTAAAAAATAAGTTAATAGTTTAATTATACTGTTTTTATTTGATGCAATTATACCTAAAGGTGTTTTAAGTTGAATTAAAAAACTAATATTATGATTTTTCTGCTTTAAATTTAAAAATTTCTTTTCAATCAAAGAATAAAAGTTTACTATTTTATGTAGTATTTTTACTTTAGAATTATACGTCTTTAATATCAAGTTATAATGATATTGTTTTTTTATAGTATTATCATATAAAATAATTCTTATTTTACAGTTATTGTTGATCAACCTGTAATAATTAGTATTATCTTTAATACTACTAAAAATATAATAAAAAATACCTAAAAATTTATTAACATCTGTTATAACACTAACTTTTTTATTAAATTTGTTTATATTTATAGTATATGGCTGTAAATGAGACTCCTGATAAGCAATACCTAATAAAATAAAAGGATTAATATTATATTTATTACCTATTACATAAGCTATATTATAAAAATGTATAAGTTTATTTTTTTCTATAGTATTATTTTTAGCATAACTACTAGATACAATAGTAAAAAATACTAGAGAAATAGATAGTATTGTTCTTGTTAATACTTTTCTAAACATAATATTTAAACACAAATAATTGTTTTATTTAATAACTATTTCTAAAAAATTATTTAAAAACTATAAGCATATCTAAATTTTGTATTTCTTCCATTAAATTATTTAATTTATCTGATATATTTAAATCTTGAATTACATAATTTGGTTTTTCAAATATTTGGTCTATAATTATATAACCTTCTAAAGTTGCCGTTCCATTATTTCGTAAATCATATGCATATTTAAAAGTATCTAATTGAGGGTAATATGTAAAAGCTATTTCTTTATTTAAAATTTTATTGATGTCATCATAATAATTAAACAAATTAGCTTTGATTTTAAAGTTTTCAAAACGTACTGTATAATGATTGTTTGACTTACCAATTGACTGTATATCTACAACTTTTCCTTTAGCACCAAAGCTTGGTTTTGTAAAACCATTACCAAAAGGTTCTATTTCATGTAAACTTAAAATATTTTTTACATCTAAAAAATAATCTGGAGATAATAAAACATCAGTTTCATAGGTTTTTTTAGTACTTATTTCTACAGGAATTTTAGAAGTTATATTTGTAAAATCTGCAACAAATTCTTTGAGATTTTCATATTTTATTGTTAGACCAGCTGCTTGTTCATGACCGCCAAATTTTTCTAAATGAAAACTGCATCTTTTAATAGCCTCATATAAGTCAAAACCTTCAATACTACGACAAGATGCTGTACATGTTCCATCATTATCTTTTGATAGAATTATTGTAGGTACATTAAAATTGTTAGCTAACTTGCCAGCTACAATACCAATTACACCTTTATGCCAATTATTACCTACAGCTATAATACGCTTTTCTTTAGCTATTTTTTCTAAATCTATAACTCCATAAATTAACTCAAGAATTTCCTTCTCTTTGGATTTTCTTTCGTTATTTAAAGTTACAAAATAGTTAATTTTACTGTTTATATCTCTTTGATTATTAGTAACAAAAAGATCCACTATTTGGTTAGCTTTACTTAATCGTCCTACAGCATTTAATACAGGAGCTATTTTAAACGCTATTTCATCAGAGTTAATTTGCTTTATATTTAAAATATCTTTCATATAATACAATTGAGGGATTTCTTTTTGTAAAAAAGTATTATCATTTAATAATTTGAAACCCTGTCTAACCAATACTCTATTGTAATTTACTAAAGGAACTACATCTGCTATAGTAGCTATAGCTGCATAAACACTATATTTATCCATTTCATTTAAACTCAATAATTTTAATTGCTCATTTAAATAAAGGGAAAATAAATAAGCCAGGCCAGCCCCACAAAAAGGAGTTTGATAACGATTAAAGAAAATATCATCTTCACGTCTATGATTTATTACTTTTGCATATTTAAATATTTCACTATCACTAATTGTATGATGATCTATTACAATTGTATCTACATTATAATTCTGTTTAATATGTTTTATCTCATTTAAATTGGTAATACCACTGTCTATCGTGACAAGAACATCATATTTATAAATATTATATAATTTATCCAGCATGTTTTGATTTAAACCATACCCTTCAGCAAATCTATCTGGAATATGATAAAATACTTTAAATTTACTATTTAAATTTAATCGTTTTACGGCTTGTAAATACTTATATAAAATAGTAGTACCCATAGTACCATCTACATCATAATCTCCCCATAACAAAATCGTTTTGTTTTGTTTTATAGCTTGAATAATTATATTAGCGGAGTCTTGAATATCTGATATTTGGTTTAAATCTTGTATTATTTTATAAAAGTTATCATTAAAACTATTTTGTATTGTATCCACAGTAGTATAATCTCTTAATAACAAAATCAATAAATTTAAAAAATTGATATTTAATTTTTTACTTAATGCGTTTAATTTACTAATATCATTTTGCCTTAATTTATTTAAAATTAAAGTAAAATTAATATCATTCTTGAGTAAATCCATTTCCACCACCATTATCTTTATTATTTTTATGATTTATAGTATTTTTATTGTATTTAATATTTTTATTTAAATTTGATTTTATAATTAAATTATCAAAACTTAAACGATCCTTTAGCTTGTTTATAGCATTTTTATTTATTTGCCTAATTCGTACTTCTGTTACATTTAATAAATGAGCTAAACAAGCAATTAAATCTTTTTTTGTTTTTTTATTATAGTAGTACAATATATCATCTTCTGTTAATACTCCTTCAAATATCAATAAATTCATTAATACAAAAAACTCTTTAGCACTTAAAGTATCAATAGATAATTCAACAATTTTCTGTTTTAATCGTTTATTAATAATATCTTCTTCTAATTGGTTTGTAATCAATTCATCACTCCACAAGATTACACCTCATTATTATTTTTATTTTATATTGTTTCTATTTTAATGGTTTTAAAATATATACATGAGAGCTATCAACTGGTATTTCTATAGTAGAATCTCCTGATACCGAAGTCTTTTTATTAAAATAAGGTAAAAATATGTTCATTATATATGTTTTAGGATGTATATAACATATTATATCAGCACTCTGAATATTAGGCGTCCTCAATATAGTATTATTGATTTTAAATAGTAATTCATTGGTTTGATCATTATAATCTATATAATAGTAATTACCAGGTAATAACCTAATAATATTTTTATAAACTATCAATGATTCTTCCGAACTTATTTTTTTTACAATAAATAAATTATATAATAAAGGTTTCTTTGTAACATTATTTATATTACTATAAAAATTCAATATTTTGTACTTATAAAAATAACTAACTGCAGAAGCATGACTGTTTGAAATTAAAGCTATTATAAAAAGTATTCCTACTATTAATTTTAATTTATTAACCAAAATTCGTTTCATAGTTTATATCTCCTATTTTTTAATATGTCTTATCAAATATATAACATAATTTTTTAATTGTTTTAAAAATAAAATAGAAATCTTACTGTTAATAATTTAATTTTATAATTTAATTTTAACTAAACTAAAATAAAATTTACATCTTTTTCATTTTATTGTTATATTTACATATAGAAACTATTAGGAGGTTATTATATGATTATTAATAAAAAAAAATAAAATAATTTTATTACTCTAACTAAACAAAAAATAACTTGCATTTTTTTTAAAAATTAAATAAACAATCAGTTAAATTACATGTTAAAGTGATATAAAAAAGTAAAATAAAGAAAAAATGAGGTTAAGATGATGGAATTTCAACTTAACAATAGATTGGATGATATTTTTTCAAATCTAGATTTTGTCGACATGAATATCAAAGTTAAAAATAAAAACTACACTATACCAGTAAATACACATACAACAATTGAAAGCAACTTTACTACTACTATACTAGACTTTCTTTTGTTTAACATTCTAAAACCTGAAGAAATACAATCTTTTTTACAAAATTTAGATGAAATAAAATTCAATTTATATTTTTCAAAAAAAGATTTACCTAACGAATACACTTTTAAATTTGATTTGGCTCAGTATATTCATGAATTTTTACTAAGAAATAAAACAGCTAAATTGTTTTTAAATATTCTTAGTAATAATGGTCCAGTTAATATAGGTGATTTAGAATTGTCTATTCATACAGCTATTAATATAATAAAAAACGAAACTCTTATGAAAAAAATTCAAATAAACACTAACATTCCGATGATAAACAGTCTTAAGGATGAACTATCACAACACTTTCTATTTAAGATATTGCAACAAGACATAAAAGACTCTGATACTCTTTTTAAGTACTTAGGACAAACCGATACTAATAAACTTATTGAAAATTTAGGTAAATTTATTTTATATTGTGTAAACAACAGTAAAAATATAAATTCATTGATTAGTAAATTATATCAGTATAAAGAAGATTATATACAAAACTACACAATATTACATAACAATATAAAAACCTTAAAAAATAAATTAAATATATCATTCAACAATAATAATGATTTAAATTTAAAATAATTTTTTTATTTTGATATATTATAATTATCAAAATAATAATATTAAACAATAATAACAAGGAGTTTGTTATGAATTCAGCTGTATATGCCTGTGCTTATTATCCAGAAATTTATAAAAACAAACTATATATATTTTATAACGATAAATTTGGTTCCACAAAAACATTGTTAGCTAATATTAATCATGAAAATATGTATAGACTACCTATAGATATGAAAGAAAACATACAGAACACAAAAAGCTTTATTAATATATGTAGTACATGTAAATCTGCTTCTAACTGTATTCTACAAAAAATAGGAAAACTTAAAATAGAACAAATAGAATCAAAAATAAAAAAAGCTGGGTAAAACCCAGCTTTTTATTTAACAGCTTCTTTAAATTTCTTACCAGGGACAAATTTAGGTACAACAGTAGCTGGAATCTGAATCTTTTCTCCTGTTTTAGGATTATGTCCTGTCCTAGCAGATCTTTCAACCTTTTTGAAATATCCCAAAGCACCCAACGGAACTTTTTTGCCTTCTTTTACACCTTCAAGTACTATCTCTTCAAAAGCATTTAATAACTCTTTAACATCTTTCTTTCTCATGTTAGTTCTTTCCACTAAAAGAGCGATTATTTCTTCTTTTTTCATATTTTTTTCTACCTCCTTCTTATTTTACTTTATTATTTTATAATATATTATATTAAATGTCAATAATAAACTGGCTAATATATTATTTTTTCTAATATTTTTTTTCTAATATTTTCTTATATTAAGTTTAATTTTAAATCATTCTGCTGTAACTTATTAATAGTATAAACTACATCGGTTTTTATTAATCCGTTGCTTTTTAATAAATCAATAAAAGTATATAATATAGTTATTATTGGTAAATTCTTACTATTATATAATTTATTATTTTTGTAGATATCAATGTATTTATAGAAATAAGAAGCAAACTCTTTATTATTTTGTAAAATCATAAAATTATTATTCTGATATACAATATCAAAAAGTATTTTTACCTTTTTAATATGCTTTTCTATTAATTGAATTAATAATCTTATATTAATATTATAATTTCGCTCATGTAAATTATTATTAATATTTTCAAGCAGCTTTTTTAAATTATTATATTTCATTATATTGAATGTATTATTATTATAAAATATAACTGGAACTAAAACCACATAAGTTTGATATGGTTGTGGTTTCATAAATATTTTAAAATTATTAATCTGTTCAAATTTATAACCTTTAAACCAATCTAAATAATTAAAAATATTATTTTTTAAAAATTCTATTTTAATTTCACCTAGAAAAGTAAATTTATTAGAACTATATAACTTTAATAATAACATATATTTGTTATTTTGATACATATAAATGTCTTCAATTATAACATCTTTTGCTCTAATATGTTTAATATCAAAACTAAAAATATTATATTCACAATTATATTCATACTTATCTAATTTTATATTATTAAATAAAAAGTCTGTTGTTATCCTAAACATTTTTATAGTCTCATAACTTATTAATTTATATATTAATTATAACTTGATATTCCATAACTTATTGTTTTATTATTACCTATATATCTTTTTGGATTAAAAGATTTTATTTCCTTAATCATCTGTTCAGCCTTATGTAAATCTATATTATTATATAATTCATATAATAATGCTGTTATTGTATTACCTAAAGCTTCACGATATATTTTTCTTAACTGAGCATAGGAATAATTAATATTTTTTAAATCCAAATTTGTTGGTATTCTACCTCTTCTTAATACAGTTACTTTCATATATAAATTTTTAAAATCTTTATCTAAACCCAATACATGTAAATAAGGTAATAATTGTTCCATAATTTTCAAACGGTTAATAAATTGCTGTTGATAGTATTCCCTAGCTTGTTTAATATTAGATTTGTACATAGCAATTAATTTAACAGTATTTTGACTTAAATCTATCTGTCTGTTTATATTAACAAAATTAGTATTTATTAAACTATAAAAATCCATACTAGGTATATATATATCTCCAAATAAAACAACATATCTATCCAAAATATTTTGTAAATTATAATATCTATTACGTTTCCTAAAATAAGATGGATATATATTATTTAGTAATATCTGGCACTTATCAAATTGAAACGTATAAAGATACATAAAAAATAAATTTTCAAAACCTTCTTCTCCTATAGTTCTAAACAATTCATAATATACTTTCTTCAATTCTTTATTTGATAAATCCTTTACAGATGATTTTAGTGTTTTACTTTCATTATTGTATAACACAGTTAAACGTTCAACTAATCTGTTTAAATAATCTCCATACTTACTTAAAGCAGGATCTTTGCCTATTTCACTTATTATCATTTCTAAATATGTTTTTGCTATACCATAACGTCCATATTTATAACTTAATAAAACAACCTGCTTTAAATAAAACACACTATCAAAAGGATTGCTCGATAACTTATATAAATCAATCAATTTCTTTAATTCTGTATCAACCGTTTCTTGAGAAAATAATGTATCAAGATAATTTAAAACATAACTATAATAAACTGTATTAGATACATATTTATTTTTTTTAATATTTATTATGTTACTATCTGCAAATGATATATTTAAATTAATAAAAAATAAACATATTAAAAAGTAGATAAATATAAATCTATTTTTCATAAGCAATCCCTTTTAATCTTTTTAAAGTTTTTTAAATAAAGTATTGTTTTTCTTTAAAAATTCTAAATCATCGTCATCTGTATCAATAACTGTATTAATTTCTTTTAAATCTAAATCATTATTTTCCTTATCAATAATATTATCCATAATATTAGTATCGTCACTTTTATCTTTTAAACTGTGTTGGTCTGTCTGTTTTTGCGTATTTTCAGTCTTTTGACTTTGTTCTATGTTTGTAATATTCGAATTACTAGTTGGTTTTTGAGTATTTATAAACTCAACATCTACTTGGCTATCATCTATAGTAGTATCAAAAGTTTTAAATTCTTCATTTATTTCATTTTCCCTCTCATCTTCTTTATCTACATCTAATTCACCTTTATCTAAAAGGTTATTAACATTAATTTGATTACTTTCCTGGTTTAAATTCTTATTCACTGTTTCTTCTTCTGAAACCTCTTGTGTTAATATTGTAGGTTCTTTCTCTTTCTTTAAAAGTACAGTTTTTTGATAATTAGGATTCATATAACTTGCTACTATATCATAAAATACATCTGAATATTCTTTATGGAGTGTATTAATCAAATAAAGAAAAAATTCAGAACGTTTTTGTAATGAAAATGATGTTAGAATCTCTTTAACCTCTGGATGTACATTTGGTAAAATAACTCTATAAAACCAATTATTAATATTTTTTACATATTTACTATCAACCTTGCTCATTATTAAAACTCCTTATTTTTTATATTTATTCTTAAACGTAAGTATATCCTTTCGCATTTAAATATTCTGCATTATGTAAAACTTCCATATTATTCAACATACCCGATAAATCTAAATCTTTGATTAATTCTGCACCACCACCTATTATCACAAACTTTTCAATATCAGGAAGATAATTTACCCAACGTCCTTGTACAGCATTTAATATTACTATAGCTTTTGCTGTTCTCATACCTCTAAACTTCTCTTCTAATAAACTTTGTCTACACAATTCTTCATTAACCAAGGTGCCTCTTTCTTTTTGTATTTCATTTCTAACTTCATTAATCATTTCATAAATACCATGTTCCTCTGTTCCTACACTATCTAAAAGAATCTCATTATCCTTTATAATAAAATAATCTGTAGTATATTGCCCTATATCAATTATACCTAAAGTATTATATTTCTTTAACTGATTTCTTATTTCTTCAGTGAATAAAGCACCAGCTCCTTGAGCAAATAGTCCA
Coding sequences:
- a CDS encoding single-stranded-DNA-specific exonuclease RecJ gives rise to the protein MDLLKNDINFTLILNKLRQNDISKLNALSKKLNINFLNLLILLLRDYTTVDTIQNSFNDNFYKIIQDLNQISDIQDSANIIIQAIKQNKTILLWGDYDVDGTMGTTILYKYLQAVKRLNLNSKFKVFYHIPDRFAEGYGLNQNMLDKLYNIYKYDVLVTIDSGITNLNEIKHIKQNYNVDTIVIDHHTISDSEIFKYAKVINHRREDDIFFNRYQTPFCGAGLAYLFSLYLNEQLKLLSLNEMDKYSVYAAIATIADVVPLVNYNRVLVRQGFKLLNDNTFLQKEIPQLYYMKDILNIKQINSDEIAFKIAPVLNAVGRLSKANQIVDLFVTNNQRDINSKINYFVTLNNERKSKEKEILELIYGVIDLEKIAKEKRIIAVGNNWHKGVIGIVAGKLANNFNVPTIILSKDNDGTCTASCRSIEGFDLYEAIKRCSFHLEKFGGHEQAAGLTIKYENLKEFVADFTNITSKIPVEISTKKTYETDVLLSPDYFLDVKNILSLHEIEPFGNGFTKPSFGAKGKVVDIQSIGKSNNHYTVRFENFKIKANLFNYYDDINKILNKEIAFTYYPQLDTFKYAYDLRNNGTATLEGYIIIDQIFEKPNYVIQDLNISDKLNNLMEEIQNLDMLIVFK
- a CDS encoding HU family DNA-binding protein is translated as MKKEEIIALLVERTNMRKKDVKELLNAFEEIVLEGVKEGKKVPLGALGYFKKVERSARTGHNPKTGEKIQIPATVVPKFVPGKKFKEAVK